CGGCGATGGTGTAGATGTCCTGCAGGTACATCGATACCGGGTCCTTGTTGGCGCCCAGGTCGAAGGCCGGGGTCGGCGAGGCCGGGCCCATCAGCACGTCGACCTCGTCGAAGGCGTCGAGGAAGTCCTGGCGGATCAGCCGGCGGACCTTTTGTGCCTGCTTGTAGTAGGCATCGAAGAAGCCCTCGGAGAGGGTGTGGGTGCCGATCAGGATGCGTCGCTTGACTTCCTCGCCGAAGCCCTCGGCGCGGGAGCGCTTGTAGAGGTCGATCAGGTCCTCGGGCGCCTCGCAGCGATGGCCGAAGCGCACGCCGTCATAGCGCGACAGGTTGGAGGAGGCCTCGGCCGGGGCGATCACGTAGTAGGCCGGAATCGCGTAGTGGGTGTGCGGCAGGCTCACCTCGCGGACCGTGGCGCCCAGCGACTCGTAGACCTTGACCGCCTCGCGCACCGCGCCCTCCACCTCGGGGGACAGGCCGTCGCCGAAGTATTCCCGGGGCAGGCCGATCGTGAGGCCGGACAGCGGCGCGTCGAGGTCCTCGGTGTAGTCCGGGACGCCGCGGGCCACCGAGGTGGAGTCGCGCAGGTCGTGGCCGGCGATGGCACCGAGCAGGTGGGCGCAGTCCGCGGCCGAGCGCGCCATGGGCCCCGCCTGGTCGAGGCTCGAGGCGTAGGCGATCATGCCGTAGCGGGAGACCCGGCCATAGGTGGGCTTGAGGCCGGTGATGCCGCAGAAGGCGGCGGGCTGGCGGATCGAGCCACCGGTGTCG
The Halomonas sp. M4R1S46 DNA segment above includes these coding regions:
- the gatA gene encoding Asp-tRNA(Asn)/Glu-tRNA(Gln) amidotransferase subunit GatA — translated: MHDKTLTELAAGLAAGEFSSRELTRSLLARIERLDGSLNSFITVTPDAALEAADRADAARANGEAGPLTGLPLALKDIFCTRGVKTSCGSRMLDTFTAPYDATVVEKLAAAGTVSLGKTNMDEFAMGSSNENSFYGPVKNPWDLAAVPGGSSGGSAAAVAAGLVPAAMGTDTGGSIRQPAAFCGITGLKPTYGRVSRYGMIAYASSLDQAGPMARSAADCAHLLGAIAGHDLRDSTSVARGVPDYTEDLDAPLSGLTIGLPREYFGDGLSPEVEGAVREAVKVYESLGATVREVSLPHTHYAIPAYYVIAPAEASSNLSRYDGVRFGHRCEAPEDLIDLYKRSRAEGFGEEVKRRILIGTHTLSEGFFDAYYKQAQKVRRLIRQDFLDAFDEVDVLMGPASPTPAFDLGANKDPVSMYLQDIYTIAVNLAGIPGISVPAGFANGRPVGLQILGTHFAEARLLNVAHQFQQATDWHLRRPALAEETA